In the genome of Chlamydia buteonis, the window AGAAGATTGAAGCAGTTGCTGGAAAACTATAGAGCTTCTCGGCTGACAGATAATCATGTTGGGCATAGCACGAAGAAAACTCAAATCATAAATACCATGGTGGCTACAACCATCTCCATATGCTAAACCTGCACGATCTATAGCAAAGATCACCGGGAGATTCTGTAAACATACATCATGGAAAACATTATCCATAGCACGATGCAAAAATGTCGAATAAATAGAACAAATTACAGGAGTATTGGTTTTAGCAATTCCAGCTGAAAACGTCACAGCATGACCTTCAGCAATGCCTACATCGATAAAACGCTCAGGAAATGTTTCTTTAAATGTTTCTAACCGTGATCCTAAGGACATCGCCGGTGTAATCACATGCAAATTCGGAGAGGTTTCTCCAAGTTTGCATATAGTTTTCCCAAAAATATCAGGATAAGTAAGCTGCGGTTTAATCATTGGAAGTAATTTATCTTCCGCTGTAAGTTTAAAATTGGCCTTTACTCCATGGTATTTTGTAGGATTTTCCTGAGCTACCTCTAAACCTTTTCCTTTTTTTGTACAGACATGAATAAGAATAGGGAAGGGTAAATCACGTACCTTCTGAAATAAAGATACTAATTCTTTTATGTTGTGACCGTCCACAGGACCCATATATGCTAAGTTAAACTGCTCAAAAATAGGAATCGGACAAAATAAAGACCTTAAACAAGTGGAAACCTTATGCGAGCACCTAGCGATACTTTTGCCGTAGCGGGGAATCTTTGATAATGACCTTTCTAGTTTGCGTGAAAGCAAACTAAATTTGGGGTGGTGAATCCATTGTGATAGGCTTTTGGACATTACACCCACGTTTTGAGAAATCGACATGTTATTGTCATTTAAAATGACAATAAATTTGGATAGATCGGCATGAATATTATTTAAAGCTTCTAAAGTCAATCCACAGGAAAAAGCTGCGTCACCAAGAATAGGAAGTACGTGTGTTCTAGACTTCTCAGTAGCTTTTGCCATACCTAAAGCTAAAGATAAAGCGTTGCCTGCATGACCTGAAAAGAATAAATCATGAGCACTTTCTAAAGGTGAGGTAAATCCACTTAATCCTCCATCATGACGAATGCGTTCAAATTCTTCTATGTTTCTCCCTGTAAGCAGTTTATGAGGGTACGTTTGATGCCCAACATCAAAGATAAATTTATCTTCTGGAGAAGAAAAGACATAATGTAAAGCTATTGTTAATTCAATAATTCCTAAATTGGAAGCTAAATGCCCCCCTGTTTTAATAAGGACAGAAATAATTTTATGACGTATTTGCTCAGCAAGAAGAGAAAGCTCAGCAAAAGAAAGCTTCTTAAGATCTTCTGGAGATGAAATTTGACTTAAAATAGAGGAAGTGTGAGAAGTCATGGTTGTGTAGTCATAGAGAATGTTTGTAGAACAGGCTGATCTAATGTATCTTTTAGAAGAGTTCCATTAGGCTGAACAGAAAGGAGATAACATTGTTGATCTTTGACTAAGATCTTATCTAAACCCTGATGTATCAGGGAAAACATTTTTTCATATACAACTAAAATAACATCAAGAGAGTCGAGAGCGCTTAACTGATTTTGTAACGAACTAAGTTCTTGAATTATGGTATCTACATCATTACAAGGCATCGCGCTCTCTACAGTTAATGTACGAAAGACTCTTCTTCTGCAAGAAAATCTTCATTTCGTTTTTCAGATAACTCACGTACACGTTCTTCCGCTTTACGGATCCGTGATTCACATATACGCATTAGGGCATCTGCTTCTTCATAAAATTTTAAAGAGGCATCTAAAGATGTTGAAGGTTGATTCATAAGATCCACGATCTCTTCTAACCTTTCCATAGCCTTTTCAAAGGGAATTTCTTCCATAGTTTAGAACTCTTGAGTTTCAAAATTCTGAACATCCGTCACAGTAAGAGTGGCTTCTCCATCCTGTAGTCTTACCCTTACACAACTATGTTTATGTAAACTTTTCGCCGAAATGATAGCCAAATTTTCATTAAAGTCAAAGAGCATAGCATACCCGCGTTTTAAAACATTTTTAGGATTTAATGAAATCAACTGTTTAGAAATAGTGTGGTATTTTTCTCGATGTCTTTCCACAAGGTGGTTTAGGGAAAGTAAGAGATTTTCTTTAGAGTATAAAAAATGCTCCCTACGTTCGCATACTGTATAAACGAAAGCTTTATTTAACCGCTTTTTTAAGAGGTTAAGGGTATATTTTTCTTTAATAAATAATTGATTAATTTTGGTTGTAAAATGTTTTAATAACGTTTGCTTGTGGGCTAAAGATTGATGAAAATATCCTAAACGCTGAGATAAAGCTCTGTGAATTTGATCTCTCCAAGGATCTAATCTCTGCCTATACTGCTGTGTGTTGTGAATGATAAGATTTTTTTTAATATGTACACAGTGGTGTTTTAAAGCGAGCAAACGATTTTGGAAAGCTAGATTGATCATTTTCCAAAGATCTTGGAGACGGTAAGTCACACGTTTTAAAATATCGCTTTGCAACCAGCGCGTGTATTGCATATAGCGTTGCTTGCTTTGTGAAAGTTTTGTTTGTATTGACCGTTCTATAGATACACGAAGATAGTCTAAAGACTGGTGGGGAGGACGGAAAAAATCTACGTGATCTAAGTAACGCTTCCATTGCTGAATTTGCTTTGCTTTCCCTGCAAGCAGTTGCTGTGCATGAGCATTCAGATAGCGTAAATGACTTTTAAATATTTGAATTTGTTCCTGACTACTTTGACAGACGATTTCTGCAGCAGCTGAGGGGGTGGGAGCACGCACGTCAGCAGCAAAATCACATAATGTATAATCTGTTTCATGTCCAACAGCAGAAATAACAGGGATTCTGCTTGCATCTATGGCCTTGACCACGATTTCTTCATTAAAAGCCCAAAGATCTTCAATACTGCCACCACCGCGAGCTATGACAAGAACATCAACAAGCTTATCTCTATTCATTACTTCAATAGCTTGAGATATTTCTTTTGCTGCCGTAGCTCCTTGTACTGTAACAGGATAAATTAGGAGCTTGTATTGATGACAACGACGAGAAAGAATACGTAAGATGTCTTGAATTACTGCTCCTGTTGGGCTAGTAATAACGCCAATACATTTTGGAATTCTCTTAAGGGGCTGTTTTTTTTCTATAGAGAAATACCCTTCGGCTGCGAGACGCTTCTTAGTTTCTTCGAATTTTTGCAAGAGATCGCCTTCCCCTGCATAAACTAAGGCGTGGGCTACGATTTGGTATTGACCCCTTGGTGCATAAACAGTAAGTTTCCCGTGAATGATCACAGAGTCTCCATCTTTAGGGCAACGGTCAAAATACTTACTTTTAAAATGAAAAAAAGCACCGTTTAAAAAAGATTTACTATCTTTAATACCAAAATATAGATGCCCACTAGGCTGTAAAGAGACGTTACTTAACTCTCCTTTGACCACAATATGACAAAAATTTGACTCGAGTAGATTTTTTATAGACTCGGTAAGAGCCGTTACTGCTTGAGGAGGAGATGAAATTGCCATGCCCTAGAATACAGAAAGGTTTCAAGTTCTATTATTTTAAAATAAAGTACCTTCCTAGTAAAAAACTAGCAAGAATCGTGAAATCATGTCTATAGTGGGAGATGAACGAGCTAACAAATTGAGGACGTAGATGGCACGTAAGCGTTATATTTTTGGTAATTGGAAAATGCATAAGACAGCTAAAGAGGCTAAAGATTATTTGTCTGTTTTATGCCCTCTCCTTGAAGAAGTTGCTCCTATATCTCGTGTGGGTATAACTCCCGCATTTACAGCCTTATATGCTTGCTGTGAATCTATAAAATTTTTTCACAGCCCTATTTGGCTGGGAGCGCAGAATGTCCATCAGGATACCTCTGGAGCCTTTACAGGTGAGATTTCCTTGCCTATGCTAGAAGAATTTAATGTTAATTTTGTACTTGTAGGTCATTCCGAATGCCGTCACATTTTTCATGAAGAAGACAATACAATTGCGCTTAAGGTTGGCGCCGCATCTCGTGAAGGAATTATTCCCGTTTTGTGTATTGGAGAAACTTTAGAAGTTAGAGAAAAGGGTGCGACGAAAGATATGTTATCTAACCAGTTGATATTGGGGCTTGCTCAACTTCCTGAAACTGCCTCTGTAATCATTGCTTATGAACCGGTATGGGCAATTGGTACGGGGAAAGTAGCTTCAGCCATTGATGTGCAAGAGGCGCATGCTTTTTGTCGAGAGGTTCTTGGCAATATATTTTCCAAAGAGAAAGCAGAGGCAATTTCTATTCTTTATGGAGGATCTGTAAAGGCGGACAATGCTGAAGGATTTGCTAGTTGTCCTGATGTAGACGGTTTGTTAGTAGGAGGCGCTTCTTTAGATCCTAAAGTTTTTGCCGATGTTGTCACGAATTTTAATCGTTAGCTAGTAAAAATTATATTAGCTTTTTGGCTATGTTGTGTGAAATATTTTCATAGAATTTACACTAAGGTTTTGTTTGAGAACAGTGTTCCAAAGCAATAAAATGTTTTTCAATATGGTGATTAATTTAGTTTTATACGAGAATATCCCCAGGGCCTTTTAGGGATTTTTACAGTCTATAGAGACACTGGATTAGAAAGAAATTTTTAAAATCCTAATAAATTAAAGGGCTAGGAATTCACCTCAGATAGGTTTGTTGATTTAGGAGAAGCATTGTGACCGCCTTGTTTTATTCGTTTTTATTTATCTTTCTTCTTTTGTGCGTAATTCTTTGCGGACTGATTTTGATTCAAGAAAGCAAGAGTATGGGACTCGGTTCTTCTTTTGGCGTGGATTCAGGAGATTCCGTTTTTGGTGTATCTACCCCGGATATTTTAAAGAAAGTCACCGCTTGGCTGGCAGTAGTTTTCTGTTTTAGTTGTTTGTTTCTATCTTTTGCGACAACATACTTGGGGAAAAGTTCTCAAGAACCTCCTGTACATGTTCTAGAACAAGTTTCTTCAGATGGAGAAGAAATCTCTAGCGAATAGAAAGCTTCGCTAGAGGTTATCGACTTTTACCTAAAGTACCCCATCTATTTCTTGGAAATAAAATTAAAACAGTCATCATCTTATGAAAAAAGTCTTTTATATATTTTGTCTCTATGGTCTACTACCTGGCTCTACAATATTTTCAGTAGAAAAAGTTCAAGAAGAGATGGAGTACCCTTCGCCATTGCCTACAGTCTCTGTCCCTTTTATTTAATAGAAGACGCGATTAGTAGCTAATCTGCGGGGTGATAAATCATGATTAGAGAATTAGAATATTACGGTAGCCCTACATTACGTAGAAAGGCTGATGCTATTCTTGAAATTACTGACGAGATTCGTCAGTTGGCTCAAGATATGTATGAGACTATGGTAGCTCATAAGGGGGTGGGTTTAGCAGCTCCTCAAGTAGGGGAAAGCGTAAGTCTTTTTGTTATGTGTGTTGAGGGAGAAACAGAGGATGGGGATCTGATTTTTTGTGACTTCCCCAAGGTGTATATTAATCCTGTACTTTCTGATGTTTCTGAGGATCTTGTTTTAGGTAGGGAAGGATGTTTATCGATTCCCGGGTTGCGAGCTGATGTTTACCGTCCGCGTCGCATTACCGTAAAAGCGATCAATCTCGATGGTCAGGAATTCACAGAACATTTAGAAGGGTTTCCTGCGCGTATTATCATGCATGAAAATGACCATCTCCATGGAATTTTATACATTGATAAGATGGAAGAGCCTAAGGATTATAAGAAGTTTAAGTCTGCCCTAGAAAAAATTCGCCGTCGTTATAATAACCATATAACAGACAAAGCTTCTTAGTCGTGTGTTATTGTCTAAAACTTGCTTGTCTTATTGATTTCTTCAAGTTCAAAAGAAGCCCTAACCATTTTAGTAAAAGATTACTGATTACTTAGATGTTTTGGCTTATCTAGTTTGAGGTAAAAGAAGAAGCGGTTATCCGCTTCTCTTTTCTCATATACCGAGTATAACTGCCAGTGCTCAAATACTTTGGTTCCTAAAATCATTTGATATTCTAGATAACTAGGTGTCTGGGTTCTATGCCAGCCATATCGTAGTGTCAGATGATAATTCCAACAGGGATGCGGACGAACAAAGACCTTCCCTAAAATGAGATTCCGACGATCTGATAAAGGAGAATTAAAAAGTTCTTCAGGAGAGCGACTAACATCTAGAATATAGTTTTCCTTATCACATTTAAGAAGGCTATACTTGCTTCTATGCAGGAATTCTAAAGTTAAACCGATATTATCACTTCCTACCCATTGCCAAAGCAGATTCATATGATCCCAGCAATGTTTTTTCCATATCCATTCAGCATCTAGAGATAAGGTATTTTTACGATCTAAAGGTAAGGAGATCATGCATGCTGTTTTGGGAAATGTCGATCTTGCAAATGTATTTTTAAAAATTTGTGTTGTCCAAACTTTGGCGGAAGCTCGTGGAGCACTAGGAGAAACACGATTTAATATAAAAGATTCAATACCTATCTTACATAAATGTAGAGAAGAGAAAGCATCATTGATAGAAAAGATATAGTGTTCGTGGTTCTTTGCTAATGGATGTGTTGCCGATGTAAATGAAACAAAAGGCTCTACAATATGCTTAGTGTGTAGATAATTCTTATACGCTGAAAAACGATAATCTAAATTTATTTGCGCAGAAGCTTGGCAATGACGTTGAGATGTTTTTGGGACGTTGCTGTAATAAATCGCTGATGCTGATACCGTGGGTGTCAGCGTCCCTATAAGTAGGGGAATAGCACGGTATACCTTAGGAGAGGCCGCAGCTCGCAGTGAAGAAAAATTGGAACCAGCAATGTTATTGCTAAAAGCAAAGTTTAAATAGCCACATTCAAACAGATTCTCAATGAAAATCCCTGTATTTTTAATATTCACAGGGTGTTGTTTCAAAGAGAGATAGGGAAGTTCTTGATTCACATTCTGGAACGGATTTACCTTCACGGAAGAAGATAGTCGGCCGTCTAATAACGCATCATGCCAGGTAAGGCGAACTTGTGTAGGACCAGTATTTTTTAAAGAGAAATTATTAGGAAAAATATCAGCAACCGTTTCCCAGCTGTCGCTTAAATGATACTCCCCGGATAATTTTGTCTGTTTATGTGCTAGAGAAAAATTTCCATGGAAGCGGTAGCGATCTCGAGGTTCTGCCATATCAATCGCTAAGCGGTGGGCATAGTAACTTTTCATATTAAAGACATTTTCAGGTTTCTCTTTTTGCGAAAAGTGCATGTTATAGCCAACCCCTATGCCATGCTTGAAAAAGCTATCTAAAAAAAATGTAGATAAAAAATGCTTTTTAGAAATAGGTGAGTAACTAATCCCTAAGTAAGAACCTAAAAATCCTCCCGTACCTCCTCGGAAATTAATTGGAGGTTTAGGAATTTCCATTGGCATAATAGAAAATTGCGGGAGGAATAATAAAGGAATATTACAAATACTGAATGTTGTTTTCCCTATAGAAAGTACACTGTCTGAAGAGTATTCTAAGTAGTCTCCGGAAAGACAAATATGTTTTTTAGGACCTTCTGAGGTGGATATATATCCTTTGTGGATAATTAAAGTTTCAGGAGTCAATGTCATCATAGACCCGCCTAAAAACCAAGGATACATTGCAAATCTACCATTGGTCAAAAGACACGAATCAGTATCTTCATAGTATTCTAAGTAATCGCAAACTAATGTCTTTCCTCGATAATTGACCATGACATTTCCATGAGCAATTAATTTCATACCACGTTCGGGAACATTGTCTACGTAGGCACGATTTGCCTGTATACGCAGATTATTATGAATATTGAGGACGCCATCTTCGATATCTAAAGTTCCGGATAGCCCTTTAAAATGGCTTAGATAGGATACTTTTTTCTTTGCAGCTTCTTTATGAGTTAACGCTTCTGCAGAAAATGAACACAACAGTAGTGCTGATAGAAGGAAATAGGGGAAACAACGTTTCATATGTCTTCCACTATTCTATCATTTTCATCAATAACCCAGCTAAGATATGACAATTTTTTGCTTTTGTTTGTGTCATCAGCTGAATAAGTAAACGAATATCCTCATGTGTCTTTGATACCACAAGAGTTTCAAGAATGTCTAACATGAGTTTTGCTCGTATTTCTGGAGTAATTTGATAACGAAGATAAGGAGAATCAGGGTGTGGTTGTCTATCTTCTGTATCAATAAACAATAACGTTTCTTGGATGAGCTCCTGAGCATAACGATGTAGGGATAATTTTTTCTCAGGGTCTTTAGTAAGGTTGTATAATGCTAAATCGGCATAAGCACGGATTACAGGCTCTCCAGGAAGTTGGGACGCTCGTGAAAGGATATCTAAAGCTTGTTGATGAGAAGAATGTGCTAAAAAAGAGATTGCTTTAGAAGCAAGTGCTGTTTTCTGACTTAAGAGTATTTTTTCTATATAAGGAAGATACGCCTCTTTAGGTAGTTGTAAAAGAGAAACAAGGATCTGTTCTTCAGAATGTTGAATGGCGGATAAGGCTTTGGCACGTTCTGTAGGATTTTGAGGGAGGATTACTGCTCGGCATTTCCACGCTTGTGTTGCACGCCCTTTGGAAAATGTAGGCACTAATGCTCGGGTATATTGTCGCTGAACTAACCATTCTGTAATGTATTCAAGAAGTTCTGGATGATCGCAGCCTAAATGTATCAAAGCTAGAGCTGCATTTAACTTTGCTTCGCTGTTTTTAGTATTTAAAAATACAGGAAGTACTAAAGGAATCCCTATCTCTTTAGATAGTAATCGTGCTGTGTATAAAGCTCTACAGTGTTCTTCTTGTATCTGCTTTTCGAAAATAGGAAGCGCATCCTCTTCTTTACCAATAGCAAGCAACGCTTGAGCAGAGGCTAAAGATAAGTCGGGATCGTGTTTCTCCGACAGCTTTTTTATAGCGTTGTAACTCTGACCATCTTTTAACATTCCTAGAGCATATACAGCAGCTTCACGATCTAAAGGGGAAGCGCTTGTTAATAAATGTCGTAGTGTTGGTAAGAACCGTTTTTGTTGGTATTCCCCTATCAACAGAGCTGCATAGTTTCTTGTAGTACTTTTTGGTGAAGAGAGCAGCTGACGGATATACGTATCCGATTCTTCAGTTTCTAATCTTAGGAAAATAGCAGCTGAGAGACATTGGATTTCTTCAGGAAGCTTATGAATAAAAGAATGGAGATGATCAATGACTTTAATATTTTTTAATCCCGCCAAACGGTAAGCAGCTTCTAAACGAATTACAGGATAGGCTGAGGCCAGAGCTTTGAATAAAAGTTCGTCAGAGCTTTTCCCTAAATGTGAAGATAACGCTGATAATACCAACAATTGTTGCAAAGGATCGTTGGTTTCCATTGCTTGCGAAAGAATCTCAAACGCTTCTGCAGAACCTACAATACCAGCCCCAATAATCGTGCTTTTTCGAATATAGGGATCATCAGAACGTAAACCCTGTTTTAAACAGTTCTCAGAGATTTTTCTTAATAACGCAAAATCATGGTCTCCTTGCGTTTCTAAGGCGTCTAGATAGGCGGTAAGAGCTTGTTCTACAGATTTTTGGCTGGTATAAAGGATCTTATGACTTACAGGATCTGGGAAACTACTAAAAACCAAACTAGGAAAACTTAAACATAGTCCTAGGGGTATGATTAAACGAGATAATCCCATAAGTTAACGTTGAACTCCAACAAGAGGTGTTTCAGTGTTTTAATCGGAAGACCTTGGACATTATATGCACATCCTTGGATATTATGAATAATCAATCCACCGCCTTCTTGAATACTGTAGCCTCCGCATTTATCTAGGGTAGAAAATGCTTTGACATACCTCCCCAGGTACGCTTCGGGTAGTTGGGTAAATGTTACCCATGTGGTCTCTTCTCCGGTTACTAATTTCCTATCTTGCAGAAGCGCGATGCTTGTAATTACGGAATGGGTTTGACCGCTTAATGTTTTTAACATTTCAATAGCCTCATCGTAAGAACCCGGCTTATTGAAAATTTTCCCTTTATACGCCACAACTGTATCAGCAGTAAGAATAAGACCTTCAGGATTGTGTTCCTTTACTATAGACTCGGCTTTGCCTATAGCCAATTCTCGAGAATACGCTATAGGATCACCATGATAAGGAACCGAATGTTCTTCAAAATTTGAGGAGATGCAGGTAAAAGGAATACGAAAGTATTCTAGTATCGATTTTCTTCGTGGAGAAGAAGAACCCAGGATGAACTTTGGTTCCATACGCCCTCAATAAAATATATCCTAGACTTACATTACTTAGGCTATAGCTTGCTGCTGCTTGTATAGTCCACCATTGTCCCATCAAAGAAAGTAATCTTACCTTTTTCAAAAATTAATAATTTCGTAGCGCATTCTTCGATGAGGGTTCTGTCATGAGAAACAAATATGGATGTCCCTTTGTAATCATTGATAGCCCAAGCTAGTGCAGAAACAGACTCTAAATCTAAATGGTTATTGGCTTCGTCAAGAATAAGTGTATTGTGGTTTTCCAACATCATTCCAGCCATAAGCAAACGAGCTGTTTCCCCTCCGGATAAAGCCTTAATCTGCTTAAAAGCGTCATCGCCACCAAATAACATCTTACCTAAAACGCTACGGATCTCTTGGTCGTTAATTCCCGTTTTACGATTACGCAACCATTCGAATAGAGTTTCATCCCCACAATCTTTTAAGACGTCATAGTGATTTTGAGGAAAATAGGAATAAGCAACTTGATGACCAGTTTTTATAGATCCTTGAGTAGGGGACTCTACACCGGCTAACAGTTTCATTAATGTTGTTTTCCCAAGGCCGTTGTTACCAATAATTCCTAACTTATCTCCTTGATATATCTCTAGAGAGAAAGGTTGGAATAGGGGATTTCCGTCATTATAATTTTTGGTAATGCCTTCTAGAGAAAAGACAATCTTACCAGAAGCTTTTTCTGATAAAGGGAAACGTATGTAAGGACGCTGAATATTTGATTTCTTTAATTCTTGAGGCTGGAGTTTTTTAATTTCTCGTAAGCGCGATTGTACTTGACTTGCTCGAGAGCCTGCTCCGAATTTAGCCACAAACTCTTTAAGCTGGGCTATTTTCTTTTCTTTGGATTTGATATCAGCTTTCTCTTGATCTCGAGAAGCTGTTTTCATTTCTACCATAGCGTCGTAATTTCCAGGATAGATAATGACAGTGTCATAGTCAATATCAGCAATATGGGTAGTAATGGTATTTAAAAAGTGCCGGTCGTGGCTAACAACAATCACAGTCCCATCATAATCCTTTAAAAAATTTCCCAGCCAGTTGATAGAATGAATATCCAAGTGGTTGGTAGGCTCGTCAAGAAGAAGAGCTTCAGGGTGACCAAACAAAGACTGACATAAAAGCACACGAAATTGTAGGTCTATAGGAATCGTGGACATTTTATTGTTAAATAATGCTTCTGGAATTCCAATTCCTGTAAGCAGTTCTTCAGCCTCAGATTCCGCTCGGTAACCATTTTCTTCGCCAATGATTTCTTCTATTTCACCGAGTTTAATGCCAATAGCATCAGTAAACTCTTCAAGATACAAAGCATCTCTTTTTTGCAAAGCATCCCACAACCGTGCGTTACCCATGATTACGCAATCTAAAACGGAAACGTCACCAAAGCTATCTATATTTTGGCGTAGGATACCTACTTTCTTAGGTAAAGAAATAGAGCCACGAGTAGGTTCTACAAAGCCTGTGATAATTTTTAATAAGGTAGATTTTCCTGCACCATTGGGTCCTGTTAGCCCATAGCGATTGCCTGGGTTAAAGACGACAGAAACGTCGTCGAACAGTACGCGTGTGCCTAAGGTTTTGCCAATTTTGTCAAGTACAATGCTCATAGCGCATAGCATAACAAAGAGGAGCTTAGAGCACAAGAGGTTTGCCTAAGGTTTAGCTATGGGGGTGGGACTCATTATGTGTTTGCTTTTTAAGCTTCATAGATACATGAGTATAAATAGTTGTGGTTTCTAAAGAACTATGACCGAGAAGAGCTTGAATGGTTTTTAAATCCATGCCATTCTCTAGCCAATGCGTGGCAATTGTATGGCGGATTGTATGGGGGGTAATGTTCCCTGATAAACCTGACTGGCGAAGGTATTTTTGAAATTTTCTATCAATAGAGCGAGTAGTTAATCTTTGCCCAAAACGATTTAAAAAAATTGCTTGCGAATCTTTTTCAATGCCTGTTCTCGCAGGATGAGTTAGGTATTGTTGTAGCCATTGAGCTGCATGAGGAGTGATAGGAACAAGACGTTCTTTTTTTCCTTTCCCTCGGATGCGAATGAGATGGGAGGTAAAGTCAATATCCCAGTGGTTTATAGCAACAATTTCGCTAATACGTAATCCTGAGCTATAGAATAATTCTAATAAGCAGCGATCACGAAATCCTGTGTATTTCGATAGATCCGGAGTTGCCATGAGTATTTCTACTTGCTCATAAGTGATGGGTGAGGGCAGTTCTTTAGGTAATCTAGGTCCTTGAATGGTTTCGGTAGGATCTTCAGGAAGAATACGATTTTTCACACAATACTGTGAGAAGCTTTTAATTGCTGAAAGTCGACGTTTTATTGTGCGTTTTGCTTTGTTTTCTTGCATTAGTTTTAAAATGTAGAGACGCACAGTATCTTTTGTTAGTAGAGAAAAAGGAAGCTCAGCTCCCTGTCTTTCTTTTGTGAGTAAACAGATTGGAGGGGATGGGGTGAGCTCACCGTGTTTTTCTAAAAAGTTTTTAAAACTATTTAAATCGATACAATAGTTTCTTAAAGTATGAGGGGAGGCAGTTTTTATATTTTTTAGATAATCAAGAAAAGCATAAAAAGCTGAGACCATAATGTTCCTAAACACTTTTTCTGAAGTATCCTTATATAGGGATTTATTTAGAAGAAGGGTTTTTAGGGAAGGGATAACTACGGAATTCTTCAGCTGCAGCAACATTAGGGAAAATTTTCCCTGCTTCTATTTCAAACTCTTTAGAATTTAAGTAGCGTGCAGAAAAGTGTGTAAGCACGAGCTGTTGTGCTCCAGCAGCTAAGGCTTGCGTAGCTGCTTGCTTGGCTGTCATGTGGTAGTGACTTTCTGCTAAATGGCAATGCTCTTCAAGATAAGTACTTTCACACAACATAATTCTTGCATTTTTAGCTAAATCTACAATGGATTGGCAGGGAAGTGTATCTGCTATAACAGCAATGCTATCACCCTTTCTAATATAGCTTAGGTCTTTGAGATATAAGGTTTTTCCGTTTACTGTGACTTGTTCATTACGAAGAAGGTCTTGCATAATAGGGCCACGCAATCCCGCAGCTTTGATCTTTTCTGGAATGAATTTTATAGTGTCGGGTTCGGTGATTCGCCATCCTAAAGTATCAACAAGATGATTGAGCTTACGCACTTCGATACGGAAATTTCCAAAATCCTCAACAATCCCTTCTTTATCTATAGGATGTTCAATAACATTGATAGTCTCGTGATAAATAGTGCCGTAGCGCAATCTATCGAAATACTTTTTCCCCGAAGCTGGATAATAACAATGTATCGGGTGGGTAACCTTATCCAAGTTTAACCTCATCAGCATAGAGCCTAAACCTAGACAATGATCACCATGAAAATGGCTAATAAAGATCCTTGAGACAACCGTGGGAG includes:
- a CDS encoding 1-deoxy-D-xylulose-5-phosphate synthase; protein product: MTSHTSSILSQISSPEDLKKLSFAELSLLAEQIRHKIISVLIKTGGHLASNLGIIELTIALHYVFSSPEDKFIFDVGHQTYPHKLLTGRNIEEFERIRHDGGLSGFTSPLESAHDLFFSGHAGNALSLALGMAKATEKSRTHVLPILGDAAFSCGLTLEALNNIHADLSKFIVILNDNNMSISQNVGVMSKSLSQWIHHPKFSLLSRKLERSLSKIPRYGKSIARCSHKVSTCLRSLFCPIPIFEQFNLAYMGPVDGHNIKELVSLFQKVRDLPFPILIHVCTKKGKGLEVAQENPTKYHGVKANFKLTAEDKLLPMIKPQLTYPDIFGKTICKLGETSPNLHVITPAMSLGSRLETFKETFPERFIDVGIAEGHAVTFSAGIAKTNTPVICSIYSTFLHRAMDNVFHDVCLQNLPVIFAIDRAGLAYGDGCSHHGIYDLSFLRAMPNMIICQPRSSIVFQQLLQSSLHWKRPSAIRYPNITALQGDPITTDITMYRDPGLGEILSQGEDVLIVGLGHMCSAALSIKLQLLTHGISASVVDPIFIKPFDNNLFSILLMHHSKVIIIEEHSIRGGLASEFNDFLATYNFKVDILHFGIPDSIFSHGDKENLLKRVGLDVDSMVKRILTYFNFRTKKAPSNKLSIV
- a CDS encoding exodeoxyribonuclease VII small subunit — protein: MEEIPFEKAMERLEEIVDLMNQPSTSLDASLKFYEEADALMRICESRIRKAEERVRELSEKRNEDFLAEEESFVH
- the xseA gene encoding exodeoxyribonuclease VII large subunit, encoding MAISSPPQAVTALTESIKNLLESNFCHIVVKGELSNVSLQPSGHLYFGIKDSKSFLNGAFFHFKSKYFDRCPKDGDSVIIHGKLTVYAPRGQYQIVAHALVYAGEGDLLQKFEETKKRLAAEGYFSIEKKQPLKRIPKCIGVITSPTGAVIQDILRILSRRCHQYKLLIYPVTVQGATAAKEISQAIEVMNRDKLVDVLVIARGGGSIEDLWAFNEEIVVKAIDASRIPVISAVGHETDYTLCDFAADVRAPTPSAAAEIVCQSSQEQIQIFKSHLRYLNAHAQQLLAGKAKQIQQWKRYLDHVDFFRPPHQSLDYLRVSIERSIQTKLSQSKQRYMQYTRWLQSDILKRVTYRLQDLWKMINLAFQNRLLALKHHCVHIKKNLIIHNTQQYRQRLDPWRDQIHRALSQRLGYFHQSLAHKQTLLKHFTTKINQLFIKEKYTLNLLKKRLNKAFVYTVCERREHFLYSKENLLLSLNHLVERHREKYHTISKQLISLNPKNVLKRGYAMLFDFNENLAIISAKSLHKHSCVRVRLQDGEATLTVTDVQNFETQEF
- the tpiA gene encoding triose-phosphate isomerase, whose protein sequence is MARKRYIFGNWKMHKTAKEAKDYLSVLCPLLEEVAPISRVGITPAFTALYACCESIKFFHSPIWLGAQNVHQDTSGAFTGEISLPMLEEFNVNFVLVGHSECRHIFHEEDNTIALKVGAASREGIIPVLCIGETLEVREKGATKDMLSNQLILGLAQLPETASVIIAYEPVWAIGTGKVASAIDVQEAHAFCREVLGNIFSKEKAEAISILYGGSVKADNAEGFASCPDVDGLLVGGASLDPKVFADVVTNFNR
- the secG gene encoding preprotein translocase subunit SecG, translating into MTALFYSFLFIFLLLCVILCGLILIQESKSMGLGSSFGVDSGDSVFGVSTPDILKKVTAWLAVVFCFSCLFLSFATTYLGKSSQEPPVHVLEQVSSDGEEISSE
- the def gene encoding peptide deformylase: MIRELEYYGSPTLRRKADAILEITDEIRQLAQDMYETMVAHKGVGLAAPQVGESVSLFVMCVEGETEDGDLIFCDFPKVYINPVLSDVSEDLVLGREGCLSIPGLRADVYRPRRITVKAINLDGQEFTEHLEGFPARIIMHENDHLHGILYIDKMEEPKDYKKFKSALEKIRRRYNNHITDKAS